In the genome of Polaromonas vacuolata, the window GACGGCCTTAAAACCGGTCACACAGAAGCTGCTGGCTATTGCATGATCGCTACCGCCAAGCGCGATTTTCCTAATTTGGGTGCTGCTGGCGCACCCGGTGGCCGCCGCTTGTTGGCCATCGTGCTGGGCACGACTAGCGACGTAGCGCGCGCCAATGAGACGCAAAAGCTGCTCAACTGGGGTTACACCGCGTTTGAGGCGGTTAAGTTGTTTGATGCAAATCAGGCCGTGGTAACACCTAAAGTTTGGAAGGGCAGTAGCAGTACCGTCAAGCTCGGACAAACGCGCGCAATTGTGGTGGCTGTGCCGTCAGGTACCGCCTCTAAGCTGCGCACTCAAGTCGCCAGGCCAGAGCCATTGGTTGCGCCCTTTAAGCTGGGTCAGGCAGTGGGTAGCCTGAAGATCATGGCTGGAGACGGCGATGCAGTGCTGGCTGAAGTGCCGCTGCAAGTGCTGGAATCTGTCAGCGAAGCTGGCATTTTCGGCCGAGCTTGGGATGCAGTCAGGTTGTGGATTAAATAACCGCACCGGTTCTGAACGGCCTGTAAAGCCCGTACTTTGACCTGCACTGTGGTCGGATGTACGGGCTTTTTTATGCAGCTGATTTGTCAAAAGTCATGTACTGCTACACTAGAAGGCTTTTCTGTAATCTGAAGAAAAGTTTTTCACGTTTATTCTTATAGATCCCAAACGTTTAGGGACGTTTATACATGCCAACCATTAATCAGCTAGTTCGTCAGGGACGAGAAGTCGAAAACATTAAGTCCAAAAGCCCGGCAATGGAGAACTCTCCACAACGCCGCGGTGTTTGCACCCGTGTCTACACTACCACCCCAAAGAAGCCCAATTCCGCTCTGCGTAAAGTTGCCAAAGTGCGCTTGACCAACGGTTTTGAAATCATCTCCTACATCGGCGGCGAAGGCCACAACCTGCAGGAACACAGCGTAGTGCTGGTTCGCGGCGGTCGTGTCAAAGACTTGCCAGGTGTGCGCTACCACATCGTTCGTGGATCGCTTGACTTGCAAGGCGTGAAAGATCGCAAGCAGTCGCGCTCCAAGTACGGTGCTAAAAAGCCAAAAGCCAAATAAGCTCTGTCGGTTCGGATTTAAACTCCGCGCCAGAAAATGCCAGGCAAATAGTTGTCATAGCAAATTCAAAAAAAGGTGTTTGATGCATCAGGCAGATGCGCCAAACGAAGTGACCTAAGTGCAAATAGTTGTGCCGGTCGAGTAAGTGAGTGTTTAACTAACGCTCGCGGTGTTGTAAAAAACAATGCCAACTGAAGCAAAGAGGTGAAAAAATGCCACGTCGTCGCGAAGTCCCTAAACGTGAAATTCTTCCAGATCCTAAATTTGGTGATGTAGATCTTGCCAAATTCATGAACGTGATCATGCAAGGCGGCAAAAAAGCCGTCGCAGAGCGCATCATTTATGGCGCGCTCGAGTTTATTGAGAAAAAGAACCCAGGCAAAGACCCGCTCGAGGCTTTCCACATGGCTATTGGCAACATCAAGCCAATGGTTGAAGTGAAGTCCCGCCGCGTTGGTGGTGCAAACTACCAAGTTCCAGTCGAAGTTCGCCCTGTCCGTCGTATGGCTTTGGCCATGCGTTGGTTGAAAGAAGCAGCTAAAAAACGTGGTGAAAAATCCATGTCGCTGCGTCTTGCTAACGAGTTGATGGAAGCTACTGAAGGCCGAGGCGGCGCCATGAAAAAGCGTGATGAAGTTCACCGCATGGCCGAAGCTAACAAGGCTTTCAGCCACTTCCGCTTCTAATTCAAGAGATAGTCATATCACTACGCTACATTGATGGCTTGCCGGGCGTGGTCAGGAACTTTTTAAGCTCTTGACTCCTGCCGGTTCAACCCCAAATTCTGCCGGGTGTGCTGTTAAAAGCACAACCGGCAGACGCGTAGTAAAAACCGAAGGACGCACTGCCGTCCTTCCACGAGTCTTTGTTCGCAATCCCGAACTGAAAGTAATTTATGTCCCGCGCTACCCCCATTGAAAACTATCGCAACATCGGCATTTCTGCGCACATTGATGCCGGCAAGACCACGACCACCGAGCGCGTCCTTTTTTACACCGGCGTGAACCACAAGATTGGTGAAGTTCACGACGGCGCGGCCACCATGGACTGGATGGAGCAGGAACAAGAGCGTGGCATCACGATCACCTCTGCTGCGACCACCTGTTTCTGGAAAGGCATGGACAAGTCCTTGCCTGAGCACCGCATCAACATCATCGACACCCCAGGCCACGTTGACTTCACGATTGAAGTCGAGCGCTCAATGCGCGTGCTTGACGGCGCTTGCATGGTTTACTGTGCAGTCGGCGGCGTCCAGCCACAGTCCGAGACCGTCTGGCGTCAGGCCAACAAGTACAAAGTGCCACGTCTGGCATTCGTCAACAAGATGGACCGCACTGGCGCGAACTTCTTCAAAGTTGTTGAACAGATGAAACTGCGCTTAAAAGCCAGCCCTGTTCCAATGGTCATACCAATCGGTGCCGAAGAAAACTTCACCGGCGTGGTCGACTTGATCAAGATGAAAGCCATCATCTGGGACGAAGCTTCGCAAGGCATGAAGTTCGACTACCGTGACATCCCGGCCGAACTCGTCGAGCAAGCCAAAGAGTGGCGTGAGAAGATGGTTGAAGCTGCGGCTGAAGCCAACGAAGAACTCATGACCAAGTACCTCGAAGAGGGCGAGCTGACGGAAGAAGAAATCAAGTTCGGTATTCGTACCCGTACTATCGCCAGCGAAATCCAGCCAATGTATTGCGGTTCGGCTTTCAAGAACAAAGGCGTTCAGCGCATGCTTGACGCGGTGATCGAATTCATGCCGTCGCCAGTGGATATTCCACCGGTTAAAGGCATGGACGACGACGAACTGCCAGTTACCCGCAAGGCTGACGACTCAGAAAAATTCGCCGCTTTGGCATTCAAACTGATGACCGACCCATTCGTGGGTCAGTTGACTTTTGTGCGCGTTTACTCCGGTGTGCTGAAAAAGGGCGACACCGTCTACAACCCAATCAAGGGCAAGAAAGAGCGTATCGGCCGTATCGTGCAAATGCACGCCAACAACCGTGAAGAAGTTAGCGAAATCCGCGCCGGCGACATCGCCGCTTGCGTGGGACTGAAAGACGTGACCACGGGCGAGACCCTGTGCGATCCAGACGCTATCGTCATGCTCGAGCGCATGATTTTCCCAGAGCCAGTGATTGCCCAGGCAGTTGAGCCAAAGACAAAAGCTGACCAGGAAAAAATGGGTATCGCTTTGTCCCGTCTGGCACAGGAAGATCCTTCTTTCCGCGTCAAGACCGACGAAGAGTCAGGTCAGACCATCATCGCCGGTATGGGCGAGCTGCACTTGGAGATCATCGTTGACCGCATGAAGCGCGAATTCGGTGTTGAAGCCAACGTTGGTAAGCCGCAAGTGGCGTACCGCGAAACTATCCGCAAGACGATTGAAGATGCTGAAGGCAAATTCGTTCGTCAGTCCGGTGGTAAAGGTCAATACGGTCACGTTGTGCTCAAGATCGAGCCAAATGAAACCGGCAAAGGTATTGAGTTCGTTGACGCGATCAAGGGCGGTGTGGTTCCACGCGAATACATCCCTGCGGTTGAAAAAGGTATTCACGAAGCAGTCACCACCGGTGTGCTCGCTGGCTACCCAGTGGTTGACGTTAAAGTCACGCTGCATTTCGGCTCATACCATGATGTTGACTCCAACGAAATGGCTTTCAAAATGGCTGCTATCTTTGGTTTCAAAGAAGGCTGCCGTAAAGCTAGCCCAGTGATTTTGGAGCCAATGATGGCTGTTGAAGTTGAGACCCCAGAAGACTACGCCGGCAACGTGATGGGCGACTTGTCCTCACGCCGCGGTATGGTCCAGGGCATGGAAGACATGGTTGGTGGCGGCAAAGCCATCAAGGCAGAAGTGCCACTGTCAGAAATGTTTGGCTACTCCACGACACTGCGTTCAATGTCGCAAGGCCGCGCTACTTACTCGATGGAATTCAAGCACTACGCTGAAGCCCCACGCAATGTGGCTGAAGCAATTGTTGCTGCCCGCGCTAAGTAAACCAATTTGTTAGGAGGCAGTTCAGAAGTGATGCATAAGCAAATCTTCGGTTCCTCTTTCTGACTAATTAACAGTGTGAATTGATCTTAGAGTCAATTCACAAAAATTCCCAAGTCTGCGATTGAGTGCCACTTTGTACCCGTGCGAAGTGAATCAGCAACCCAGTGCAGACGTTAAACCGCACACGGGCATGTTCTTTATATCTGGAGAGAAAAATGGCAAAAGGTAAATTCGAGCGGACTAAACCGCACGTCAACGTAGGCACCATCGGTCACGTTGACCATGGCAAAACTACACTGACAGCTGCAATCACCACGGTGCTCGCAGCCAAGTTCGGCGGCGAAGCCAAAGGCTACGACCAAATTGACGCGGCACCGGAAGAAAAAGCACGCGGCATTACCATCAACACAGCCCACGTTGAGTACGAAACGGAAAACCGTCACTACGCACACGTTGACTGCCCAGGTCACGCTGACTACGTTAAAAACATGATTACCGGCGCGGCCCAGATGGACGGCGCTATTTTGGTTTGCTCCGCAGCTGACGGTCCAATGCCACAGACTCGCGAGCACATCTTGCTGGCCCGCCAAGTTGGCGTTCCCTACATCATCGTGTTCCTGAACAAGTGCGACATGGTTGACGATGCTGAATTGTTAGAGCTCGTCGAAATGGAAGTGCGCGAGTTGCTCGACAAGTACGATTTCCCAGGTGACGACACCCCAATCATCCACGGTTCAGCCAAGCTGGCCATGGAAGGCGACAAGGGTCCTTTGGGCGAAGAAGCCATCATGAAGTTGGCCGATGCACTCGACAACTACATCCCAATGCCACAGCGCGCAGTTGACGGCGCATTCTTGCTGCCAGTAGAAGACGTGTTCTCGATCTCAGGTCGCGGCACTGTTGTGACTGGCCGTATCGAGCGCGGTATTGTCAAAGTCGGCGAAGAGATCGAAATCGTCGGTATCGCAGACACACAAAAAACCATTTGCACCGGCGTGGAAATGTTCCGCAAACTGCTTGACCAAGGTCAAGCCGGTGACAACGTCGGCATCTTGCTGCGCGGCACCAAGCGTGAAGATGTGCAGCGCGGCCAAGTGCTGTGCAAGCCAAACTCGATCAAGCCACACACCCACTTCACTGGCGAGATCTATGTCTTGTCTAAAGATGAGGGCGGCCGTCACACACCATTCTTCAACAACTACCGTCCACAGTTTTACTTCCGTACCACGGACGTGACCGGTGCGATCGAGTTGCCAGAAGGCAAAGAAATGGTCATGCCAGGCGATAACGTGTCTATCACCGTCAAGCTGATCAACCCGATCGCCATGGAAGAAGGCTTGCGCTTTGCTATCCGTGAAGGTGGCCGTACCGTTGGTGCTGGCGTTGTTGCCAAGATCATCGCGTAATCAAAGGATTTCTCATGGCAACCAAGCAAAAAATCCGTATCCGCCTCAAAGCGTTTGATTACAAACTGATCGACCAGTCCGCTGCCGAAATCGTTGACACCGCCAAGCGTACCGGCGCGATTGTCAAAGGCCCAGTGCCTTTGCCAACCCGCATGAAGCGTTTCGACATTCTGCGTTCACCCCACGTCAACAAGACGAGTCGTGACCAGCTTGAAATCCGCACGCACCAGCGCCTGATGGACATCGTTGACCCAACAGATAAAACTGTTG includes:
- the rpsL gene encoding 30S ribosomal protein S12, whose translation is MPTINQLVRQGREVENIKSKSPAMENSPQRRGVCTRVYTTTPKKPNSALRKVAKVRLTNGFEIISYIGGEGHNLQEHSVVLVRGGRVKDLPGVRYHIVRGSLDLQGVKDRKQSRSKYGAKKPKAK
- the rpsG gene encoding 30S ribosomal protein S7 encodes the protein MPRRREVPKREILPDPKFGDVDLAKFMNVIMQGGKKAVAERIIYGALEFIEKKNPGKDPLEAFHMAIGNIKPMVEVKSRRVGGANYQVPVEVRPVRRMALAMRWLKEAAKKRGEKSMSLRLANELMEATEGRGGAMKKRDEVHRMAEANKAFSHFRF
- the tuf gene encoding elongation factor Tu; its protein translation is MAKGKFERTKPHVNVGTIGHVDHGKTTLTAAITTVLAAKFGGEAKGYDQIDAAPEEKARGITINTAHVEYETENRHYAHVDCPGHADYVKNMITGAAQMDGAILVCSAADGPMPQTREHILLARQVGVPYIIVFLNKCDMVDDAELLELVEMEVRELLDKYDFPGDDTPIIHGSAKLAMEGDKGPLGEEAIMKLADALDNYIPMPQRAVDGAFLLPVEDVFSISGRGTVVTGRIERGIVKVGEEIEIVGIADTQKTICTGVEMFRKLLDQGQAGDNVGILLRGTKREDVQRGQVLCKPNSIKPHTHFTGEIYVLSKDEGGRHTPFFNNYRPQFYFRTTDVTGAIELPEGKEMVMPGDNVSITVKLINPIAMEEGLRFAIREGGRTVGAGVVAKIIA
- the fusA gene encoding elongation factor G, which codes for MSRATPIENYRNIGISAHIDAGKTTTTERVLFYTGVNHKIGEVHDGAATMDWMEQEQERGITITSAATTCFWKGMDKSLPEHRINIIDTPGHVDFTIEVERSMRVLDGACMVYCAVGGVQPQSETVWRQANKYKVPRLAFVNKMDRTGANFFKVVEQMKLRLKASPVPMVIPIGAEENFTGVVDLIKMKAIIWDEASQGMKFDYRDIPAELVEQAKEWREKMVEAAAEANEELMTKYLEEGELTEEEIKFGIRTRTIASEIQPMYCGSAFKNKGVQRMLDAVIEFMPSPVDIPPVKGMDDDELPVTRKADDSEKFAALAFKLMTDPFVGQLTFVRVYSGVLKKGDTVYNPIKGKKERIGRIVQMHANNREEVSEIRAGDIAACVGLKDVTTGETLCDPDAIVMLERMIFPEPVIAQAVEPKTKADQEKMGIALSRLAQEDPSFRVKTDEESGQTIIAGMGELHLEIIVDRMKREFGVEANVGKPQVAYRETIRKTIEDAEGKFVRQSGGKGQYGHVVLKIEPNETGKGIEFVDAIKGGVVPREYIPAVEKGIHEAVTTGVLAGYPVVDVKVTLHFGSYHDVDSNEMAFKMAAIFGFKEGCRKASPVILEPMMAVEVETPEDYAGNVMGDLSSRRGMVQGMEDMVGGGKAIKAEVPLSEMFGYSTTLRSMSQGRATYSMEFKHYAEAPRNVAEAIVAARAK
- the rpsJ gene encoding 30S ribosomal protein S10 — translated: MATKQKIRIRLKAFDYKLIDQSAAEIVDTAKRTGAIVKGPVPLPTRMKRFDILRSPHVNKTSRDQLEIRTHQRLMDIVDPTDKTVDALMKLDLPAGVDVEIKLQ